In Anaerolineales bacterium, the following proteins share a genomic window:
- a CDS encoding ABC transporter permease subunit, whose amino-acid sequence MNRDKINKLLNKIPTHLLIILMMAIWIVPTFGLLITSLRPTQAVNESGWWTVLAPPKGQREFTQNCASCHGDDGAALAGANLTDPELIRRFPRSLQLLASLNEEINGQPHMQATPVPDAQTAANIADYLKRISGINVQPRFTLNNYIDSLVGYRGTSTYRADCAAGTQPPEIKCNASDLLNPRGMGKAFINSLIVTIPATFLPILFAAFAGYAFAWLDFKGRFLLFAILVGLQVVPLQMTLVPISRLYAQLGLNGTFLGVWLFHTGFGMPYAIYLMRNFLGSLPRDLFESAYLDGASHWTAFRQLVIPLAMPAIASLGIFQFLWVWNDLLVALVFLGGTNPVMTYQISNMVTSLGSGWQVLTASAFLSMLLPMIVFFGLQRYFVRGMLAGAVKG is encoded by the coding sequence ATGAACCGGGACAAGATCAATAAACTCCTCAATAAAATACCCACCCATCTGCTCATCATTTTGATGATGGCGATATGGATCGTTCCCACGTTTGGACTGCTCATCACGTCCCTTCGTCCAACCCAGGCGGTGAACGAATCGGGTTGGTGGACAGTTCTCGCGCCGCCAAAAGGTCAGAGGGAATTCACTCAAAACTGCGCTTCCTGCCACGGGGACGATGGCGCCGCCCTTGCGGGAGCCAATCTCACCGATCCGGAATTGATCCGCCGTTTCCCGCGTTCGCTTCAACTGCTCGCGTCCCTAAACGAGGAGATCAATGGTCAGCCTCATATGCAAGCAACTCCCGTTCCAGACGCGCAAACAGCGGCAAACATCGCCGACTACCTAAAGCGGATTTCGGGCATCAACGTGCAACCGCGTTTTACACTCAACAACTACATTGATTCGTTGGTTGGCTACCGCGGCACGAGTACATACCGAGCCGATTGCGCGGCTGGCACTCAACCTCCAGAGATCAAATGCAATGCCAGCGACCTGTTGAATCCGCGCGGCATGGGCAAAGCATTCATCAACAGCCTGATCGTAACCATCCCCGCCACTTTCCTGCCGATCTTATTTGCCGCCTTTGCAGGATATGCCTTTGCCTGGCTCGATTTCAAAGGGCGCTTCCTCCTCTTTGCCATTCTCGTCGGGTTGCAGGTCGTGCCTCTGCAGATGACGCTTGTGCCTATCTCGCGTTTATACGCTCAACTAGGTTTGAACGGCACATTCCTGGGAGTTTGGTTATTCCATACCGGGTTTGGCATGCCCTACGCGATTTACCTGATGCGAAATTTCCTCGGCTCACTTCCGCGTGACCTGTTCGAATCCGCCTACTTAGACGGCGCTTCTCACTGGACAGCCTTCCGGCAGTTGGTGATTCCACTCGCCATGCCGGCGATCGCTTCGCTAGGCATATTCCAATTCCTTTGGGTGTGGAATGACTTGCTGGTAGCGCTAGTTTTTCTCGGCGGCACTAACCCAGTGATGACGTACCAGATCAGCAACATGGTCACATCGCTCGGTTCAGGGTGGCAAGTATTGACGGCTTCGGCATTTCTTTCAATGCTCCTGCCGATGATCGTATTCTTCGGACTTCAACGTTACTTCGTACGCGGTATGCTTGCCGGCGCAGTTAAAGGATAA
- a CDS encoding NAD-dependent deacylase: MNFSADFVTLLSRTGKLVALTGAGVSQESGLRTFRDAQTGLWAQYKPEDLASPEAFARDPKLVWDWYAWRREAVKGVRPNAGHYALVELEKKIPSFTLITQNVDGLHHMAGNRRVVELHGNIQRVRCAECSTYAESWDDDSESVPACEKCGGLLRPDVVWFGESLPRDQLEAAVEASRSCEIFFSVGTSGIVQPAASLAYAAKSNGAVIVEINAEPTPLTPKTDYFFQGKSGEILPALANSVWA, encoded by the coding sequence GTGAACTTTTCTGCGGATTTCGTCACGCTTCTCTCGCGGACGGGAAAACTGGTCGCGCTGACGGGAGCCGGCGTCTCACAGGAAAGCGGACTCCGCACCTTCCGCGACGCGCAAACGGGGCTTTGGGCGCAATACAAGCCGGAAGACCTTGCCTCGCCCGAAGCCTTCGCCCGCGACCCCAAACTCGTCTGGGATTGGTACGCGTGGCGGCGCGAAGCCGTCAAAGGGGTGCGACCTAATGCCGGGCATTACGCGCTCGTTGAACTCGAAAAGAAAATTCCAAGCTTCACCCTCATCACGCAAAATGTAGACGGATTACACCACATGGCAGGCAATCGGCGAGTCGTTGAATTGCATGGCAACATCCAACGCGTGCGATGCGCCGAATGTTCTACGTATGCAGAATCGTGGGACGATGATTCCGAATCGGTTCCCGCTTGCGAAAAATGCGGAGGTTTGCTCCGCCCGGATGTCGTCTGGTTTGGCGAGTCGCTGCCGCGCGACCAACTCGAAGCGGCGGTAGAAGCGTCGCGTTCGTGTGAAATCTTTTTCTCGGTAGGAACGTCGGGGATAGTCCAACCCGCCGCCTCGCTGGCGTATGCCGCGAAAAGCAATGGCGCGGTGATTGTCGAGATCAATGCCGAGCCGACGCCGCTTACTCCGAAGACGGATTATTTTTTTCAAGGCAAGTCCGGCGAGATTTTGCCTGCGCTGGCGAACAGCGTTTGGGCTTAA
- a CDS encoding citrate (Si)-synthase: MILNEKIEAQLPQWRERIRALAKEHAEVVVDTVTIGEIVGGMRDIKSLYTDISFVDPSEGIRFRGMTVQEALKALPRARGNKVPLVGGLYYLLLVGEIPTREQALEVEAEWAKRAQIPAHVIKVLRAMPKDSHPITMLSQATLAMQGESVFVKKYHEMKKDQYWSAALEDALTLTARLPLLAAFIYRLKYFNETKVPRYNPKLDYAANFARMMKVDDKKGYAELMRLFLIIHSDHESGNASAHTMHLAGSTLSDAYLGFSACLNTLAGPLHGLANQESLDWLLNVRKKFNGLPSRDELYKFAWDTLNAGHVIPGYGHGVLRVIDPRFVVQLEFGKQRFPDFELLKLVEMVLDVVPTVLKEQGKAKSPAPNMDAISGTLQYYYGMRESEFCPLLFGVSRALGVTANYVWARALGQPIERPKSLTTKMLEEIAAKQPQPA, translated from the coding sequence ATGATCCTGAATGAAAAGATCGAGGCGCAACTGCCACAATGGAGGGAGCGCATCCGGGCGCTTGCCAAGGAACACGCGGAAGTTGTGGTGGACACCGTGACCATCGGTGAAATTGTAGGGGGGATGCGCGACATCAAGAGTTTGTATACCGATATTTCGTTCGTAGACCCCAGCGAAGGCATCCGTTTCCGCGGTATGACCGTGCAAGAGGCGCTAAAAGCCTTGCCGCGGGCGCGCGGCAACAAGGTTCCGCTGGTGGGTGGCTTGTATTATTTGCTTTTGGTCGGCGAAATTCCAACGCGCGAACAGGCGCTTGAAGTGGAAGCGGAATGGGCGAAGCGCGCGCAGATTCCCGCGCATGTGATCAAAGTGTTACGCGCTATGCCAAAGGATTCGCATCCGATCACCATGCTCTCGCAAGCGACGCTGGCGATGCAGGGCGAATCGGTTTTTGTCAAAAAATACCACGAGATGAAGAAGGATCAATACTGGAGCGCGGCGCTCGAAGATGCGCTCACCCTGACCGCGCGCCTGCCGTTGCTTGCCGCATTTATCTATCGCTTGAAATATTTCAACGAGACGAAAGTCCCGCGTTACAACCCGAAGTTGGATTACGCCGCGAACTTTGCGCGCATGATGAAGGTGGACGATAAAAAAGGCTACGCCGAATTGATGCGCCTGTTCTTGATCATCCATTCAGATCACGAGTCGGGGAACGCTTCGGCTCATACGATGCATTTGGCGGGGTCTACTCTCTCGGACGCGTACCTCGGCTTTTCCGCCTGCCTCAACACGCTCGCCGGTCCGTTGCACGGATTGGCGAATCAAGAAAGCCTCGATTGGCTCCTGAATGTGCGGAAGAAATTCAACGGTCTGCCTTCGCGCGACGAGTTGTACAAGTTTGCATGGGATACGCTCAACGCCGGGCATGTCATCCCCGGGTATGGTCACGGCGTATTGCGCGTGATCGACCCGCGCTTTGTCGTTCAGTTGGAATTTGGGAAACAACGTTTTCCCGATTTTGAATTGCTCAAATTGGTCGAGATGGTGCTGGATGTCGTCCCGACCGTGTTGAAGGAACAGGGCAAAGCCAAAAGCCCCGCCCCGAATATGGACGCCATCTCCGGTACGTTGCAGTATTACTATGGGATGCGCGAGTCCGAGTTCTGCCCCTTGTTGTTCGGAGTCAGCCGCGCGCTGGGCGTTACCGCCAACTATGTGTGGGCGCGCGCATTGGGTCAACCGATCGAACGACCCAAATCGCTCACGACCAAGATGCTCGAAGAAATCGCGGCGAAACAGCCGCAACCGGCATAA
- the mdh gene encoding malate dehydrogenase translates to MNKVSIIGAGMTGSTTAHWLAEREFADVVLIDVVEGMPQGKGLDMLEAMPIIGKDVSIVGSNDYAATKNSDVVIITAGIARKPGMSRDDLLKTNSEIVGNAAVESLKHSPDAIFIILTNPLDTMAYLTMKKTGLPRERVIGQAGVLDSARMRAFVAMETGVSVENIDCYVLGGHGDEMVPLTRHSNIAGMPLKDYIPAEKLNAIVERTRKGGGEIVNLLKTGSAFYAPSAACAQMAEAILKDKHLIVPAAAYMNGEYGLKDMYFGVPVQLGRSGMERIIEYSLDADEKAMLEKSAAAVSETHEALKKLVNL, encoded by the coding sequence ATGAATAAAGTTTCGATCATTGGGGCGGGAATGACAGGTTCGACCACCGCGCACTGGTTGGCGGAACGCGAGTTTGCAGACGTGGTGTTGATTGACGTAGTGGAGGGGATGCCGCAGGGCAAAGGGTTGGACATGTTGGAAGCGATGCCGATCATCGGCAAAGACGTTTCCATCGTTGGCTCGAACGATTATGCCGCGACAAAAAATTCAGATGTGGTGATCATCACAGCGGGGATTGCGCGCAAGCCCGGCATGAGCCGCGACGATCTGTTGAAGACCAACTCGGAGATCGTCGGCAATGCCGCAGTCGAGTCGCTCAAACATTCGCCCGACGCGATCTTTATCATTTTGACGAATCCCCTCGACACGATGGCTTACTTGACGATGAAGAAAACGGGTCTGCCGCGCGAACGTGTGATCGGTCAGGCTGGCGTGTTGGATTCGGCGCGGATGCGCGCCTTCGTCGCCATGGAGACCGGCGTGAGCGTGGAGAATATTGACTGTTATGTGTTGGGCGGGCATGGGGATGAGATGGTGCCGCTCACGCGTCATTCGAACATTGCGGGCATGCCGCTCAAGGATTACATCCCCGCCGAAAAATTGAACGCCATCGTCGAACGGACGCGCAAGGGCGGCGGCGAGATCGTCAACTTGCTGAAGACCGGCTCCGCGTTCTATGCGCCTTCCGCCGCGTGCGCGCAGATGGCGGAAGCGATCCTCAAAGATAAGCATTTGATCGTCCCTGCCGCGGCATACATGAACGGTGAGTACGGTCTGAAGGATATGTACTTTGGCGTGCCGGTCCAATTGGGGCGGAGCGGGATGGAACGCATCATCGAATATTCTCTCGACGCCGACGAGAAAGCGATGTTGGAAAAATCCGCCGCGGCGGTAAGCGAAACGCACGAAGCGCTGAAAAAACTTGTAAATCTCTAG
- the trxB gene encoding thioredoxin-disulfide reductase codes for MSENGKAKHVKVLILGSGPTGYSAALYAARAELQPVVLTGLQLGGQAALTYTIENYPGFPEGVGGAQLGELFQKQAEHFGAVTEFASANSVDLSSRPFKVEADSGDYLADVLIVGTGASPNHLEVPGEVELTGRGVSYCATCDGWFFKDKKVVIVGGGDSALEEGLFITRYASSVTIIHRREEFRASTILQKRAKEHPKVDFILNTVVTEVIGADKLEALKLKNVVTGEETIYETDGLFIFIGHTPNTQMFKGQLEMSDLGYIKVNDKMETNVPGVFAAGEAADPHFRQVVTSAGMGAAAAIQATRYLEEAESNSP; via the coding sequence ATGTCTGAAAACGGAAAAGCGAAACACGTGAAGGTATTGATTCTTGGGTCGGGTCCTACCGGCTATTCCGCCGCGTTATATGCCGCGCGCGCGGAACTTCAGCCGGTGGTATTGACCGGTCTGCAATTGGGCGGGCAAGCCGCGCTGACGTACACCATCGAAAATTATCCGGGCTTTCCGGAGGGTGTTGGCGGAGCGCAGTTGGGCGAATTATTTCAAAAGCAGGCGGAGCATTTCGGCGCGGTGACCGAGTTCGCCTCCGCGAACAGCGTGGACTTGTCCAGCCGCCCATTCAAGGTGGAAGCCGATAGCGGCGATTATCTTGCAGATGTGTTGATCGTCGGGACGGGCGCCAGCCCGAATCATTTGGAAGTGCCTGGCGAAGTGGAATTGACCGGGCGCGGCGTTTCATATTGCGCCACCTGCGACGGCTGGTTCTTCAAAGACAAGAAAGTTGTCATTGTCGGCGGTGGCGACAGCGCGCTGGAGGAAGGTTTGTTCATCACGCGCTACGCTTCGTCGGTGACGATCATCCATCGACGCGAGGAGTTCCGCGCCAGCACGATTCTTCAGAAGCGCGCGAAGGAGCATCCGAAAGTTGATTTTATTCTCAACACGGTCGTCACCGAAGTGATCGGCGCCGATAAACTCGAAGCATTAAAATTGAAGAACGTGGTCACAGGCGAGGAAACGATCTACGAAACCGATGGCTTGTTCATCTTCATCGGACATACGCCGAATACGCAGATGTTCAAGGGGCAATTGGAAATGAGCGATCTCGGATATATCAAGGTCAACGACAAAATGGAGACGAACGTGCCGGGTGTGTTCGCGGCGGGGGAAGCGGCGGATCCGCATTTCAGGCAGGTGGTCACGTCGGCGGGGATGGGCGCGGCGGCGGCGATTCAGGCGACGCGTTATCTTGAAGAAGCCGAATCAAATTCCCCGTAG
- a CDS encoding S9 family peptidase, translated as MPSYPIAPKRPHPITQHDQTRNDNYFWLRNREDPEVMKFLTAQMDYLEERMGYTKPLQDSLFAEMKGRIQETDSTVPEKRGGYWYYVRTEAGMQYPIYCRKKESLENPEEILLDQNALGEGKPFCSVGAVSVSPDGNKLAYSFDFEGNETFTIRIMDLVSGKHFDESIPNTSGSVYELGGVEWANDNKHIFYITLDSALRPDKFYRHKIGTDATADTLLFHETDESFFLWMHKSRDDKFIMTYHYSTTTREMRFIDADKPESELRVVQPRIEGLEYFAAHHKGMFFIVNNENARNFKVSAAPVENSGRENWKELLLHREDTLVEGVSTFENFIIVRERKDGLQQLRICAPDDLNKTSYVRFPEPAYQIEFAENSVFETDIVRFYYSSLVTPHTVVDFHMDSGEWETRKTYKIDGYDQNDFVTERIFAAAEDGTRIPISIAYKKSVKFDGLNPTLLHGYGAYGANMDVDFSSNRVSLLDRGFVFAIGHVRGGSEMGRAWYENGKLQHKKNSFTDLIACAERLIEAGFTSKEKLAIYGVSAGGLLVTASMVMRPDLFGAVIAKVPFVDVINSLSDPTIPLTTLEYNEWGNPANKEQYEYMMSYSPYDNLQAREYPHLLLTGGFNDPRVAYWEPAKFAAKLSELKSDDNLLLLKTNFNAGHAGASGRYDFMKEVAFEFTFLIEALQASRTPLESNREAGI; from the coding sequence ATGCCATCCTACCCCATCGCTCCCAAACGACCTCATCCCATCACACAACACGATCAGACGCGCAACGATAATTATTTCTGGCTTCGCAACCGCGAGGACCCCGAAGTGATGAAGTTCCTCACCGCGCAAATGGATTATCTCGAAGAGCGGATGGGCTACACAAAGCCGTTGCAAGATTCGCTCTTTGCCGAAATGAAGGGAAGGATTCAGGAAACTGATTCAACCGTCCCTGAGAAAAGAGGCGGGTATTGGTATTACGTCCGCACCGAGGCAGGCATGCAGTATCCCATCTATTGCCGCAAAAAAGAGTCGCTGGAAAATCCCGAGGAAATTTTGCTCGACCAGAACGCGTTAGGCGAGGGCAAACCGTTTTGCAGTGTTGGCGCGGTGAGCGTCAGCCCGGATGGGAATAAACTCGCGTATTCGTTCGACTTCGAGGGGAACGAAACGTTCACGATTCGAATCATGGATTTGGTGAGCGGCAAACATTTTGACGAATCGATTCCCAACACGTCGGGGAGTGTCTACGAACTCGGCGGCGTGGAGTGGGCGAACGACAACAAACACATTTTTTACATCACGCTCGACTCGGCGCTTCGCCCAGACAAGTTTTATCGCCACAAGATCGGAACCGACGCGACCGCTGACACACTGCTCTTCCACGAAACAGACGAGTCGTTTTTCCTGTGGATGCATAAATCACGCGACGATAAATTCATCATGACCTATCACTACAGCACCACGACGCGCGAGATGCGATTCATCGACGCCGATAAGCCGGAAAGCGAATTGCGAGTCGTACAGCCGCGCATCGAGGGACTGGAATATTTCGCGGCGCATCACAAAGGCATGTTTTTCATCGTCAACAATGAAAATGCGCGGAACTTCAAAGTAAGCGCGGCTCCGGTCGAAAACTCCGGCAGGGAAAATTGGAAAGAACTCCTCCTCCACCGCGAAGATACGCTCGTAGAAGGCGTTTCCACTTTTGAGAATTTCATCATCGTACGCGAACGCAAAGACGGCTTGCAACAACTCCGCATCTGTGCGCCGGACGATCTGAACAAGACGAGTTATGTGCGTTTTCCCGAACCGGCTTATCAAATCGAATTCGCCGAAAACTCCGTTTTTGAAACGGACATCGTGCGTTTCTATTATTCATCGCTCGTCACGCCGCATACCGTCGTTGATTTTCACATGGACAGCGGCGAATGGGAAACGCGCAAAACATACAAGATCGACGGCTACGATCAAAACGATTTTGTCACCGAACGCATCTTTGCAGCCGCAGAGGACGGGACGCGCATTCCGATCTCCATCGCGTACAAAAAATCAGTGAAGTTTGATGGACTCAATCCCACGCTTTTGCATGGATACGGAGCCTACGGCGCGAACATGGATGTGGATTTCAGTTCCAACCGCGTCAGTTTATTGGACAGGGGATTTGTGTTCGCCATCGGACACGTACGCGGCGGCTCCGAGATGGGACGCGCGTGGTACGAAAACGGCAAACTCCAGCACAAGAAAAATTCTTTCACCGACCTCATCGCCTGCGCCGAGCGCTTGATCGAAGCGGGTTTCACCTCCAAAGAGAAACTCGCCATCTACGGCGTTTCGGCCGGCGGATTACTCGTCACCGCCAGCATGGTGATGAGACCGGACTTATTCGGCGCGGTCATCGCCAAAGTCCCATTCGTGGATGTGATCAACTCGCTCAGCGACCCGACAATCCCACTGACGACACTGGAATACAACGAGTGGGGCAACCCGGCGAACAAAGAGCAATACGAGTACATGATGTCCTATTCGCCATACGACAACCTGCAAGCCCGCGAGTATCCCCATCTGTTGTTGACGGGCGGGTTCAACGATCCGCGCGTGGCATATTGGGAGCCCGCCAAATTCGCGGCAAAATTGAGCGAACTGAAATCGGACGACAACCTGCTTCTACTGAAAACGAACTTCAACGCCGGTCACGCCGGAGCGTCCGGTCGCTACGATTTTATGAAGGAGGTCGCGTTCGAATTTACGTTTTTGATCGAAGCGCTGCAGGCGAGTCGAACCCCTCTTGAAAGCAACCGCGAGGCGGGTATATAA
- a CDS encoding glycoside hydrolase family 13 protein, with amino-acid sequence MTTPEWVQDAIFYQIFPDRFACSARNPNDNLTFESWDSPPTAHGFKGGDLYGVAERLDYLTDLGINALYLNPIFASASNHRYHTFDYYNVDPLLGGNDALRTLLDAAHKKNIRVILDGVFNHASRGFWQFHHVLENGAGSPYKDWFFFDEERLNGKKHWGAYPSPHEQKQLHHEDSLTAIGYRAWWNLPALPKFNTNSPAVREFLFDVAEYWIKFGADGWRLDVPAEIDDDSFWQEFRRRVRAINPEAYIVGEIWHESQRWLQGDQFDAVMNYIGTNACAAFFPSHHLDLRVAHQQSNFRNIQHPIGAHEFADRIDHMMSLYKPEITRSQLNLLDSHDMPRFLSFAGGDKNSLKLAWLFVMTITGAPCIYYGDEIGLDGEHDPFCRKSFPWDEHKWDKDLLGYFKQIIALRTKNPAFRRGDMKRLWSANGVYAYSRSFEGKTFVVALNVSENPEQVEVAQEAKRLKPMFGQPSDISTHEGRLKFSIPARSGVILK; translated from the coding sequence ATGACCACACCAGAATGGGTGCAAGACGCAATTTTCTATCAGATCTTTCCGGATCGCTTTGCATGCAGCGCGCGTAACCCGAACGATAACCTGACTTTCGAGTCGTGGGATTCGCCACCCACCGCGCACGGATTCAAAGGCGGCGATCTATACGGCGTCGCGGAACGACTCGACTATCTAACGGATTTGGGAATCAACGCGCTGTATCTAAATCCGATCTTTGCCTCCGCGTCAAATCATCGCTACCACACATTCGATTACTACAATGTGGATCCGCTCCTCGGCGGCAACGACGCCCTGCGGACATTGCTCGACGCGGCGCACAAGAAAAACATCCGCGTCATTTTGGATGGGGTGTTTAATCACGCCTCGCGGGGATTCTGGCAATTTCATCATGTGCTCGAGAACGGGGCAGGCTCGCCATACAAGGATTGGTTCTTCTTCGATGAAGAAAGACTGAACGGCAAAAAACACTGGGGGGCGTACCCAAGTCCACACGAACAAAAACAATTGCACCACGAAGACAGCCTCACAGCCATCGGCTACCGCGCCTGGTGGAATCTCCCCGCCCTGCCGAAGTTCAACACGAATTCGCCAGCAGTGCGCGAATTCCTCTTCGATGTGGCGGAATACTGGATCAAATTCGGCGCGGACGGCTGGCGATTGGACGTTCCAGCCGAGATTGACGACGATTCGTTCTGGCAGGAATTCCGTCGGCGTGTGCGGGCGATCAACCCTGAAGCGTACATCGTGGGCGAGATCTGGCATGAGTCGCAACGCTGGCTGCAGGGCGACCAATTCGACGCGGTGATGAACTACATTGGCACGAACGCTTGCGCGGCATTCTTCCCCAGTCATCATCTCGACCTGCGCGTGGCGCACCAGCAATCGAACTTTCGGAACATCCAACACCCCATCGGCGCGCACGAGTTCGCAGACCGAATAGATCACATGATGAGTTTGTACAAACCAGAGATCACGCGCTCGCAGTTGAACTTACTCGACAGCCACGATATGCCGCGCTTCCTCTCGTTCGCGGGCGGCGACAAGAACTCTCTAAAACTCGCGTGGTTATTCGTGATGACCATCACCGGCGCGCCGTGCATCTACTACGGCGACGAGATCGGACTCGACGGTGAACACGATCCCTTTTGTCGTAAGTCCTTTCCCTGGGATGAACACAAATGGGATAAAGATTTGCTGGGATATTTCAAGCAGATCATCGCGTTACGGACAAAGAATCCCGCGTTCAGGCGCGGCGACATGAAACGACTCTGGTCGGCAAATGGAGTGTATGCGTATTCGCGTTCGTTCGAGGGGAAAACATTCGTCGTGGCGTTGAACGTTTCAGAGAATCCAGAGCAGGTCGAGGTGGCGCAAGAAGCGAAGCGTCTGAAGCCGATGTTTGGTCAACCGTCGGATATCTCGACGCACGAGGGGCGGCTGAAGTTCAGCATCCCCGCGCGGAGCGGCGTCATCTTGAAGTGA
- the treS gene encoding maltose alpha-D-glucosyltransferase, whose translation MWYKDAVFYQISVRAYKDSDGDGWGDLAGITEKLDYLQTLGVDCLWLMPIYPSPLHDDGYDIADYYNIDSRYGNLDDFKTLINAAHARNIRIIMDLVLNHTSDEHPWFKASRSDKNSPYRDYYVWSDTDQKYKGARIIFLDTETSNWTLDETSGEYYWHRFYASQPDLNYDNPKVQEEMINIARFWLDLGIDGFRADAVPYLFEREGTNCENLPETHAYLKKLRAVMDADYPGRILLCEANQAPEDVRPYFGDGDEFHMGFHFPIMPRIYMALKKERADDMIEILRRTPPIPENCQWCTFLRNHDELTLEMVTPEERQWMWKQYAPEPRMRINLGIRRRLAPLLDNDQRKIELANSLLFTLPGSPIIYYGDEIGMGDNIELPDRNGVRTPMQWDDSPNAGFTTGAPFAPVIQGYPQLNVARQLEKNDSLFHAIRRMINIRKKYPAFGHGAMEWINVSNPALAVYTLSLQGAVFLVVNNLSKTAQKISLPEDLRGEYLDLLADSQVQIRSPFDILPYEHRWLKRL comes from the coding sequence ATGTGGTACAAGGACGCGGTGTTCTACCAAATCTCCGTGCGCGCCTACAAAGACAGCGACGGGGATGGCTGGGGAGATCTAGCAGGCATTACCGAAAAACTCGATTACTTGCAAACTCTCGGGGTGGATTGTCTCTGGCTAATGCCGATCTATCCTTCGCCGCTACACGACGATGGATACGATATTGCAGATTACTACAATATCGATTCAAGGTATGGAAACCTTGACGATTTCAAAACTCTGATTAACGCGGCACACGCGCGGAACATCCGCATCATCATGGACTTGGTGCTGAATCACACGTCGGATGAGCATCCGTGGTTCAAGGCTTCCCGCTCTGATAAAAATTCGCCCTATCGAGATTATTACGTCTGGAGCGACACCGACCAGAAATACAAAGGCGCGCGCATCATCTTTCTTGATACCGAAACGTCGAACTGGACGCTGGATGAGACCAGCGGAGAATATTACTGGCACCGTTTCTACGCCAGCCAACCCGACCTGAATTACGATAACCCAAAAGTACAGGAAGAGATGATCAATATCGCGCGCTTCTGGCTCGACCTCGGCATTGACGGCTTCCGCGCGGATGCCGTTCCCTATCTCTTCGAGCGCGAAGGCACGAACTGCGAGAACCTTCCGGAAACTCACGCCTATCTCAAAAAATTGCGCGCCGTCATGGATGCGGACTATCCCGGCAGAATTCTATTATGCGAAGCCAATCAGGCGCCAGAGGATGTACGCCCGTATTTCGGCGACGGCGATGAATTTCATATGGGCTTCCACTTCCCCATCATGCCGCGCATCTACATGGCGCTCAAAAAGGAACGCGCCGACGATATGATCGAGATCCTCCGCCGCACGCCGCCTATCCCGGAGAATTGCCAGTGGTGCACATTCCTCCGCAATCACGATGAACTCACCCTCGAAATGGTCACTCCCGAAGAACGCCAGTGGATGTGGAAACAATACGCGCCCGAACCGCGTATGCGCATCAACCTCGGCATCCGCCGCCGTCTCGCGCCACTCTTGGATAACGACCAACGCAAGATCGAGTTAGCAAATTCATTGTTGTTCACGTTACCCGGTTCGCCCATCATTTATTACGGCGATGAGATCGGCATGGGAGATAACATTGAACTCCCCGACCGAAACGGAGTCCGTACGCCCATGCAATGGGATGATTCGCCAAATGCGGGCTTCACAACCGGCGCGCCGTTTGCGCCTGTGATACAAGGCTATCCGCAGCTCAACGTTGCCCGTCAACTCGAAAAGAACGATTCGCTATTCCATGCGATCCGCCGGATGATTAATATCCGCAAGAAATATCCCGCGTTCGGTCACGGAGCCATGGAATGGATCAATGTAAGTAACCCCGCGCTGGCGGTATACACCCTCTCGCTGCAAGGCGCAGTTTTCCTCGTCGTCAATAACTTGAGTAAAACTGCGCAGAAAATATCGCTGCCAGAAGATCTTCGCGGAGAATATCTTGATCTGCTTGCTGACTCTCAAGTACAGATTCGGTCACCGTTCGATATCCTGCCATACGAACATCGGTGGCTGAAACGGTTGTAG